The Psychrobacter arenosus region CGATACATTGCTTGCTCAATAAGTTGTCCTCATTCATTTTTATTGAATTATTGTCATTTACCATTAGTCTTTAGCCGTTAGTTTTTACTTATTCAAAGCACGATTTTATGGCTTTAAGAAAAACAGGCAACATAAGGATGTGTTATGCCGCCACAAGTACTTACCGAGCTGTCTCCTAAGATAGCTTTTATCGTTGCTAGCGTAGTCATTGCCATTATGGGTATTACCATGATTGGCTTTGGCTGGGTGCCGCACCTGTCGTTAATGCTCGCCATTGCTGTATTGCTGGCCTTAGGTATGTTTAAGGGACTCAGCTTTGAGAAGATGCAAGAGCAAATGTCCTCAGGCGTTTCCAGTGGTATCGGGGCTATTTATCTCCTATTCTTCATTGGGTTATTGGTCGCCGCGTTGATGATGTCGGGCGCTATCCCCACCATTATGTACTACGGTTTTGAGCTGATCTCACCGCAGTATTATTATATCTCTGCCTTTGTCTTGACCTCGATTATTGGGGTAGCGTTAGGCAGTAGTTTGACCACTGCAGCGACTATCGGGGTGGCGTTTATTGGTATGAGTAATGCCTTTGATGCCAACGTCGCTATTGCCGCCGGTGCTATCGTTTCAGGCGCATTCTTTGCTGATAAAATGTCTCCTTTATCTGATACTTGTACGCTAGCGTCTTCAGTCGTGGGTATCGATTTATTCGAGCATATTCGCAACATGATGTACACCACAGTACCAGCATGGCTCATCACTGCCGGACTATTCTGGTTCTTCTCTGGACAGGCGGGTACAGGCGATTTAAGCCAAGTCACTCTGTTGCAATCACAGTTGGTTGATAGTGGTCTGGTTCATGGTTATTCGGTCTTGCCTTTCGTTGTGCTAGTCGTCTTAGCGCTATGCCGCGTCAATGCTATCTATACGATTATTTGGACGATTGCTGCAGCGTTGTTGGTGACCTATCTGCACAGCACTCCTAGCATCGGTCAATTGGGCGGCTATATGTTTGCCGGTTATACCCCTGCCGAAAACCTAGAGTTGGGCGAAGTAGGCGGCATGATCTCTCGCGGTGGTATGCAGAGCATGTTCTTTACGCAAACCATTGTTATCTTGGCATTAAGCTTAGGTGGCTTGCTACGCGCCTTGGGTATCTTACCAGCCTTGCTATTGGGCATCAGCGGTATGCTAACCAACGCAGGTCGTGCTATCTTTGCCGCCGCTATGGCCGCGTTGAGCATTAACGTGCTAATCGGTGAGCAGTACTTGAGTATTCTGCTATCAGGTACGGCTTTCCGTCCGACCTTTGAGCGCTTAAACCTGCACCCGAAAAACCTATCGCGCACTATTGAAGACGCCGGTACGGTCATTAATCCACTAGTACCGTGGAGTGTGTGTGGGGTGTTTATTAGTCAGGCGCTAGGCGTTTCAGTCATCGAGTATATTCCGTATGCCTTCTTCTGTTATCTGTCGCTACTATTGACTATTTTGTTTGGCTTCACGGGTATTACCATTACCAAAACCGATGGCTCAAAAGTTTCAGCAATGAGCTAAGCCTTTATAGATAGCTTTGCTAGATTAAAACTTACAGTTTAATAAATGACG contains the following coding sequences:
- the nhaC gene encoding Na+/H+ antiporter NhaC, which translates into the protein MPPQVLTELSPKIAFIVASVVIAIMGITMIGFGWVPHLSLMLAIAVLLALGMFKGLSFEKMQEQMSSGVSSGIGAIYLLFFIGLLVAALMMSGAIPTIMYYGFELISPQYYYISAFVLTSIIGVALGSSLTTAATIGVAFIGMSNAFDANVAIAAGAIVSGAFFADKMSPLSDTCTLASSVVGIDLFEHIRNMMYTTVPAWLITAGLFWFFSGQAGTGDLSQVTLLQSQLVDSGLVHGYSVLPFVVLVVLALCRVNAIYTIIWTIAAALLVTYLHSTPSIGQLGGYMFAGYTPAENLELGEVGGMISRGGMQSMFFTQTIVILALSLGGLLRALGILPALLLGISGMLTNAGRAIFAAAMAALSINVLIGEQYLSILLSGTAFRPTFERLNLHPKNLSRTIEDAGTVINPLVPWSVCGVFISQALGVSVIEYIPYAFFCYLSLLLTILFGFTGITITKTDGSKVSAMS